A genome region from Akkermansiaceae bacterium includes the following:
- the lgt gene encoding prolipoprotein diacylglyceryl transferase, which produces MFATYVHQLDPVIFELTEKIALRWYGLSYLLGFVGGYFLLKRLAEKKLWVLAPEKTADFIAAAAMLGVFVGGRLGYVFFYLIPREGWGVIAADPLVIFRVWEGGMASHGGILGLAVFTFFYARKHKVSWAGLADGLCVVGPIGVLCGRIANFINGELYGRVANGVAWAVKFPEALGNPKLPEYGRLNEALSAATKADDSFLKTLGEIPGDVGLAGNEAYLSHLLVEANRNSDAIPGAIAPYLEPRHPSQLYEGLLEGLLLFAILWAVRVKFPKAPEGMLTGLFFGLYATFRIIVEQYREPDAAWAIEGILTQGQFLSLFMYLFCAGFLAYAFRKPRKQAA; this is translated from the coding sequence GTGTTCGCCACATACGTCCATCAGCTAGATCCGGTTATCTTCGAACTTACCGAAAAGATCGCCCTGCGTTGGTACGGCCTCTCCTATCTGCTGGGCTTTGTGGGCGGATATTTCCTGCTCAAGCGGCTGGCGGAAAAAAAGCTCTGGGTGCTCGCCCCGGAAAAGACGGCGGACTTCATCGCGGCGGCCGCCATGCTCGGGGTCTTCGTCGGCGGGCGCCTTGGCTACGTGTTTTTCTACCTGATCCCGCGCGAGGGCTGGGGTGTCATCGCTGCGGATCCGCTCGTCATATTCCGCGTCTGGGAGGGCGGAATGGCCAGCCACGGCGGCATACTGGGGCTTGCTGTTTTCACCTTTTTCTACGCACGCAAACACAAGGTCTCCTGGGCGGGCTTGGCGGACGGGCTCTGCGTCGTCGGCCCCATCGGCGTGCTTTGCGGCAGGATCGCGAATTTCATCAACGGCGAACTCTACGGGCGCGTCGCCAACGGCGTGGCATGGGCGGTGAAATTCCCGGAAGCCCTCGGGAACCCCAAGCTCCCGGAATATGGGAGGCTCAACGAAGCCCTCTCCGCCGCCACCAAGGCGGACGATTCTTTCCTGAAAACGCTGGGCGAGATCCCCGGTGATGTCGGCCTCGCCGGCAACGAGGCATACCTTTCCCACCTGCTTGTCGAGGCGAACCGCAACTCCGATGCCATCCCCGGCGCGATCGCCCCGTACCTGGAACCGCGCCACCCATCCCAGCTCTACGAGGGCCTGCTCGAAGGCTTGCTGCTCTTCGCCATCCTCTGGGCAGTCAGGGTGAAATTCCCCAAGGCCCCCGAAGGGATGCTAACCGGCCTTTTCTTCGGGCTCTACGCCACCTTCCGCATCATCGTGGAGCAATACCGCGAACCCGACGCGGCATGGGCCATCGAAGGCATCCTGACCCAGGGCCAGTTCCTTTCGCTCTTCATGTATCTCTTCTGCGCCGGCTTCCTGGCCTATGCTTTCAGGAAGCCGCGCAAACAAGCAGCATGA
- a CDS encoding zinc ribbon domain-containing protein has product MPNYDYECLECGKRFEVFQSMNDAKLSDCPQEGCAGKVRRLLGTGGGIIFKGSGFYQTDYRSSSYEKGAKADRPAEKSESKPEAKKAEPAAPKPAGDSAK; this is encoded by the coding sequence ATGCCTAACTACGATTACGAGTGCCTGGAGTGTGGGAAACGATTCGAGGTTTTCCAAAGCATGAACGACGCGAAGCTGAGCGATTGCCCGCAGGAGGGCTGTGCCGGAAAGGTGCGGCGGCTGCTGGGAACCGGCGGCGGGATCATTTTCAAGGGTTCCGGTTTCTACCAGACGGATTACCGCTCGTCCTCCTATGAGAAGGGCGCGAAGGCGGACAGGCCAGCGGAGAAATCCGAATCCAAGCCGGAGGCGAAGAAGGCGGAGCCCGCCGCACCAAAGCCTGCGGGCGATTCCGCGAAGTGA
- a CDS encoding acylphosphatase, translating into METKRVIYEGRVQGVGFRYTAKDLARGYDVLGTVRNLPDGSVELLITGPAGEVAEYLRDLREDSAVAHHIMSVFEEEIAPLPDLKGFSIVS; encoded by the coding sequence ATGGAAACGAAGCGAGTGATTTACGAGGGCCGGGTGCAGGGGGTTGGCTTCCGCTACACTGCGAAGGATCTTGCGCGGGGCTACGATGTTCTCGGCACGGTGCGGAATCTGCCCGATGGCTCGGTGGAACTGCTCATCACCGGCCCGGCAGGCGAGGTGGCGGAGTATCTGCGGGACTTGCGCGAGGATTCCGCGGTGGCGCACCACATCATGTCGGTCTTCGAGGAGGAAATTGCCCCGTTGCCAGATCTCAAAGGTTTCTCTATCGTTTCGTGA
- a CDS encoding methylated-DNA--[protein]-cysteine S-methyltransferase: MSEIHCTRIPSPIGTLTLVASEKGLCGLYMGTHGKVPANSTTWKDDPSRFTSAIDQLAGYFNGKLKAFDLPLDLQGTAFQLRAWHALLGIPYGETLSYGGQAALIGRPKAVRAIGLANGKNPVSIIVPCHRVIGKNGSLTGYGGGLERKRFLLELEAKVKKRMPSADCFPAH; the protein is encoded by the coding sequence ATGAGCGAGATCCACTGCACACGAATCCCCTCTCCCATCGGCACGCTCACGCTCGTGGCATCGGAAAAAGGTTTGTGCGGGCTGTATATGGGGACCCACGGGAAAGTCCCCGCCAACTCCACCACATGGAAGGATGACCCATCCCGTTTCACCAGCGCCATCGACCAGCTCGCCGGATATTTCAACGGGAAGCTGAAGGCCTTCGATCTCCCGCTCGATCTGCAAGGCACCGCTTTCCAGCTCAGGGCATGGCACGCGCTCCTGGGAATCCCCTACGGGGAAACCCTCAGCTACGGCGGGCAGGCAGCCCTCATCGGCAGGCCGAAAGCCGTCCGCGCCATCGGCCTTGCGAACGGGAAAAACCCTGTCTCCATCATCGTCCCCTGCCACCGCGTCATCGGGAAAAACGGCAGCCTCACCGGCTACGGGGGAGGGTTGGAACGAAAAAGGTTTCTCCTGGAGCTGGAGGCAAAGGTGAAGAAACGGATGCCATCCGCCGACTGTTTTCCTGCGCATTGA
- a CDS encoding DUF1552 domain-containing protein yields MHNRRDFLRTSAAGLFGIAGLSSLPHLQAAMAGGASRATAPGTPRFIFLRKSNGTFPSELVPASLSAADRKKDENKEALDIDLDRHELPEWMEPIAKHKDNLTLLQGLSAKMCTMGHSTYQSPLAVSRSAERVATITRASVDVELGRMFPSPFEHIELTCSNNQSGVVRGMSSIGPMQPNYAFASPGAAYRNLFAAGMEKNNDQRADEDLYGFLSRNIASYDNRTLDMLESQKIGNYVNSVDSLIERNALLQTMSARIAANVPKIEKAILDDQYTVVEQQYAFTDILVSALRAGLANVVTYTLDDLGTRYDGLLENTIELHEIGHNKDLKGMPALEVRRHLRNHHMKLVNKLVEDLKATPEGTGTMFDNTMVMYLPENGETHHSNGSEVPFMIFAGDRVKLSMARRRYIRLPNYNEEGHKTLGNWYTTILNAYGNDIKHYGDFDVALKVKQDGAIREFIS; encoded by the coding sequence ATGCACAACCGCAGAGACTTCCTCAGAACCTCCGCCGCCGGACTCTTCGGCATCGCGGGTCTTTCCTCGCTCCCCCATCTGCAGGCCGCCATGGCGGGTGGAGCCTCGCGGGCAACCGCTCCGGGAACCCCTCGTTTCATCTTCCTGCGCAAGAGCAACGGAACCTTCCCCTCGGAGCTCGTGCCCGCATCGCTGAGCGCGGCCGACCGGAAAAAGGACGAGAACAAGGAAGCCCTCGACATCGACCTCGACCGCCACGAACTCCCCGAATGGATGGAGCCGATCGCCAAGCACAAGGACAACCTCACGCTGCTGCAGGGGCTTTCCGCCAAGATGTGCACGATGGGTCACTCGACCTACCAGTCGCCGCTTGCCGTTTCCCGCTCGGCGGAGCGCGTGGCGACCATCACCCGCGCCTCGGTGGACGTGGAGCTCGGCCGCATGTTCCCCTCGCCCTTCGAGCACATCGAGCTGACCTGCTCGAACAACCAGAGCGGCGTGGTGCGCGGCATGTCATCCATCGGCCCGATGCAGCCGAACTACGCCTTCGCATCCCCCGGCGCCGCCTACCGCAACCTTTTCGCCGCCGGGATGGAAAAGAACAACGACCAGAGGGCCGACGAGGATCTCTACGGCTTCCTTTCCCGGAACATCGCCTCCTACGACAACAGGACGCTCGACATGCTGGAATCGCAGAAAATCGGCAACTACGTGAACTCGGTGGACTCGCTGATCGAGCGCAACGCCCTCCTGCAGACCATGTCGGCCCGGATCGCGGCGAACGTGCCTAAGATTGAGAAAGCAATCCTCGACGACCAATACACGGTGGTGGAGCAGCAGTATGCCTTCACGGACATCCTGGTATCCGCGCTGCGCGCAGGGCTTGCCAACGTGGTGACCTACACCCTCGACGACCTCGGCACCCGCTACGACGGCCTGCTGGAAAACACCATCGAGCTGCACGAGATCGGCCACAACAAGGATCTCAAGGGCATGCCCGCACTGGAAGTCCGCCGCCACCTCCGCAACCACCACATGAAGCTGGTCAACAAGCTGGTGGAGGATCTCAAGGCCACCCCCGAGGGCACCGGAACGATGTTCGACAACACCATGGTCATGTATCTCCCCGAAAACGGAGAGACGCACCACAGCAACGGCTCCGAGGTGCCGTTCATGATTTTCGCGGGCGACAGGGTGAAGCTCAGCATGGCCCGCCGCCGTTACATCCGCCTCCCCAACTACAACGAGGAAGGCCACAAGACCCTCGGCAACTGGTACACCACCATCCTCAACGCCTACGGCAACGACATCAAGCACTACGGGGACTTCGATGTGGCGCTCAAGGTCAAGCAGGACGGCGCGATCAGGGAGTTCATCTCGTGA
- a CDS encoding tetratricopeptide repeat protein yields the protein MPEISENELSPAIKPLWLKSLSAVQMNNLEYAVSLLQAVLKDAPGFLEGRKILRKCEIQLNGQDTKKKSIFGMSGGMGNMKLASQAKKDPAAAIPLIEKDLEKDPLNDGLNDLLFDTALKLDLPETAAFALETIRKHSPENVKLLHKLAEHYLSRDMPTKAAEVYNDIIKQIPNDSAAIKGAKDASARASMQKARWDENTSMKDLMRDAEASEEMEKASRSGLTRDQLEARRDKVIDKYNADPNHLGTAKELANIYEQLEDWASSHTFYHWAHSLSNGDIALATKSALMRDRALEAELKALEAAVEADPDNAELKAQLAERRSQRLADQVVEAKKRVEQNPTDPQIRYELGLALYRSGDHTAAIPHLQQATRNPHIRTKVLLLLGRTFRAKNMYDIAIKQLSDALADLHAMDGTKKEVLYEKGLIHSEMGDKVAALDAFKQIYEVDYGYRDVAQRVESSYGND from the coding sequence ATGCCAGAAATTTCAGAAAACGAACTGTCACCAGCCATCAAACCACTGTGGCTCAAATCGCTGAGCGCGGTGCAGATGAACAACCTCGAGTATGCTGTCAGCCTGCTTCAGGCCGTCCTCAAGGATGCGCCCGGCTTCCTCGAGGGACGCAAGATACTCCGCAAGTGCGAGATCCAGCTCAATGGCCAGGATACGAAGAAGAAAAGCATTTTCGGAATGAGCGGCGGGATGGGCAACATGAAGCTCGCCAGCCAGGCCAAGAAGGATCCAGCTGCCGCCATTCCCCTCATCGAGAAGGATCTTGAGAAAGACCCGCTCAACGACGGGCTCAACGACCTGCTTTTCGATACGGCGCTCAAGCTCGACCTCCCCGAGACCGCCGCCTTCGCACTGGAGACGATCCGCAAGCACAGCCCGGAGAATGTCAAGCTGCTCCACAAGCTCGCGGAGCATTACCTTTCCCGCGACATGCCCACCAAGGCGGCAGAGGTTTACAACGACATCATCAAGCAGATCCCCAACGATTCCGCCGCCATCAAGGGCGCAAAGGACGCTTCGGCCCGCGCTTCCATGCAGAAGGCGCGCTGGGACGAGAACACCAGCATGAAGGATCTCATGCGCGATGCCGAGGCCAGCGAGGAAATGGAGAAGGCGTCCCGCAGCGGCCTGACCCGCGACCAGCTCGAGGCGCGCCGCGACAAGGTCATCGACAAATACAACGCCGATCCGAACCACCTCGGCACCGCCAAGGAACTCGCCAACATCTACGAGCAGCTCGAGGATTGGGCTAGTTCCCACACCTTCTACCACTGGGCGCATTCCCTCAGCAACGGGGATATCGCCCTCGCCACGAAATCCGCGCTCATGCGCGATCGGGCCCTCGAGGCGGAGCTCAAGGCGCTGGAAGCCGCGGTGGAGGCGGATCCGGACAATGCCGAACTCAAGGCGCAGCTCGCGGAGCGACGCTCCCAGCGCCTCGCGGATCAGGTGGTGGAGGCGAAAAAACGCGTCGAGCAGAACCCCACCGACCCGCAGATCCGCTACGAGCTCGGCCTCGCCCTCTACCGCAGCGGCGATCACACCGCCGCCATCCCCCACCTGCAGCAGGCTACTCGCAACCCGCACATCCGAACCAAGGTGTTGCTTCTCCTCGGCCGGACTTTCCGCGCCAAGAACATGTATGACATCGCCATCAAGCAGCTCAGCGATGCCCTCGCCGATCTTCATGCGATGGACGGCACCAAAAAGGAAGTCCTCTACGAAAAAGGCCTGATCCACAGCGAGATGGGAGACAAGGTCGCCGCGCTGGATGCTTTCAAGCAGATCTACGAGGTCGATTACGGCTACCGCGATGTCGCACAGCGCGTGGAGTCTTCCTACGGAAACGATTGA
- the infA gene encoding translation initiation factor IF-1, with the protein MPPRNNNKRRPGGRGRRRDFGPRKQGDPNDEEKAVEVEGEISSVLAGTMFRVKLASGHEVLAHISGKMRKRFIRLVVGDRVKMEMSPYDLTKARIVFRLG; encoded by the coding sequence ATGCCTCCCAGAAACAACAACAAACGCCGGCCCGGTGGGCGCGGACGCAGAAGAGACTTCGGACCAAGGAAACAGGGCGATCCGAACGATGAGGAAAAGGCCGTTGAGGTGGAGGGGGAGATCTCATCGGTTCTTGCCGGCACGATGTTCCGCGTGAAGTTGGCGAGCGGGCATGAGGTTTTGGCGCACATTTCAGGAAAAATGCGCAAGCGTTTCATCCGCCTGGTTGTCGGGGACAGGGTGAAAATGGAGATGTCGCCCTACGATCTCACCAAGGCGCGCATTGTCTTCCGCCTTGGCTGA
- the hisS gene encoding histidine--tRNA ligase encodes MAGTTFQALPGFRDFTPRECAVRNYLFETWRRVARRCGHVEYETPILEDTGLYLKKSGGELSSQLFRFEDQGGRDVTLRPEVTASLARIAAAEQRAYPKPLKWFEIGQCFRYEKPQKGRGREFHQFNVDILGEAGPGADAELIALAIETMLSFGFVEGDFVVRVSDRNAWVKFAEARGVSDERMPDFLNLVDKLEREKPELLEQKLAAFGTALAEVKDFVANPQNAEGTFNEILADLKARGFGGFVELDLSIVRGLAYYTGVVFEVFDSKKSMRAVAGGGRYDTLVKTISDGAVDMPATGFAMGDYVIRNLIEETTHAAIQMEAWLQRNAAGCEAYIVVPDEGMRGEALRLVTDLRRAGIAVDLPLSAAKVAKQFQAAEKSGARFAIIIGEEFPQVKIKILASRTEEQCDASALVEWMLNRLTEPDAPLLA; translated from the coding sequence ATGGCTGGCACCACATTCCAAGCACTTCCAGGATTCCGAGATTTCACCCCACGTGAGTGTGCGGTGCGCAATTACCTGTTCGAGACCTGGCGCCGGGTCGCACGCCGCTGCGGACATGTGGAGTATGAAACACCCATCCTCGAGGACACCGGGCTCTACCTGAAAAAGTCCGGCGGCGAGCTCTCCTCCCAGCTTTTCCGCTTCGAGGACCAAGGCGGGCGGGATGTCACCCTGCGCCCCGAGGTCACAGCCTCCCTCGCCCGGATCGCGGCTGCGGAACAGCGGGCCTATCCGAAGCCGCTCAAGTGGTTCGAAATCGGCCAGTGCTTCCGCTACGAAAAGCCCCAGAAAGGGCGCGGCAGGGAGTTCCACCAGTTCAACGTCGATATCCTCGGCGAGGCCGGGCCGGGCGCGGATGCGGAACTCATCGCGCTGGCGATCGAAACGATGCTTTCCTTCGGTTTCGTAGAGGGGGATTTCGTGGTTCGCGTCTCCGATCGCAATGCCTGGGTGAAATTCGCCGAGGCGCGGGGAGTGAGCGATGAGAGGATGCCGGATTTCCTCAACCTCGTGGACAAACTGGAGCGCGAAAAGCCCGAGCTGCTCGAGCAGAAGCTGGCCGCTTTCGGGACGGCGCTCGCCGAGGTGAAAGATTTCGTCGCCAACCCGCAGAACGCGGAAGGGACGTTCAACGAAATCCTCGCCGACCTGAAGGCACGCGGGTTCGGAGGCTTCGTGGAGCTGGATCTTTCGATCGTCCGTGGCCTAGCTTATTATACCGGCGTGGTTTTCGAGGTCTTCGATTCCAAGAAATCCATGCGTGCCGTGGCCGGGGGAGGGCGCTACGACACCTTGGTGAAAACCATTTCCGATGGTGCCGTGGACATGCCTGCCACCGGATTCGCGATGGGCGACTACGTGATCCGCAACCTCATCGAGGAAACCACCCACGCCGCCATTCAGATGGAAGCCTGGCTGCAGCGCAACGCCGCCGGATGCGAGGCCTACATCGTCGTGCCGGATGAGGGAATGCGCGGCGAGGCTCTCAGGCTCGTCACCGATCTCCGCCGGGCTGGCATCGCCGTGGATTTGCCGCTTTCCGCAGCCAAGGTCGCCAAGCAGTTCCAGGCCGCCGAGAAATCCGGGGCGCGCTTCGCCATCATCATTGGCGAGGAGTTTCCGCAGGTGAAAATCAAGATCCTCGCCAGCCGGACCGAAGAGCAATGCGATGCAAGCGCCCTCGTCGAGTGGATGCTCAACCGCCTCACCGAACCCGATGCGCCTTTGTTGGCATGA
- a CDS encoding DUF1588 domain-containing protein, giving the protein MRSLLITTTLIQGVCSFAAGQAVPVADAAHYEFRIPAKMADLLDFNCYECHDSGTKKGGIQLDNLAGLGQQERLDLLNNVLEQVYSGEMPPKKADQPTETERDELAAWIWGELKIFNASKLEDKLRYYKYANLISHEKLFGGEIKEAPYTRSRRWRVNELIYHERINDVFELEGRARRDSFFGVVKPFNLPTSPGVAYYDTEIVEGGQFLTLMSNAKWIVEKQLRDALEKSGKYQYPAEFLQVKKDNPRGLFKRFPDEAWNPGKTAEPFAAVIRSNGTPADDLLENAITHQFEVALQRAPDDAEMAKYLGFMKSTMSHSDTVSALKKMMVSVLMEPEFLYRNEFGGGEPDEHGRTKLTPREASYAISYALTDRIPDAALVEAAKTGKLETREDYEREVRRILADDLIAKPRILRFFQDYFGYKGIFNVFKDEERFGGAYNPHRVVSTRYIYRVPGKISGEADTLVKWILEQDKDVLKTLLTTDRFFVDHNGNNAEMAERAKKTTAEFARNRLVYKTLKDLKNRDWGDALLKLDKQYPEMKVTEGFINKEGKQSRHLGLTMKQARLYFGEDGTKDENTGRIYPPRDGEAVDHSAQMYNIDPRNWNYQPEQPFKVENRIGMLTHPAWLTAFSHNAATDPVVRGKWVREKLLGGFIRDVPITVDAKVPEDPHSTLRERFAVTEDKKCWMCHEKMNPLGYTFESYDDFGRFRTEEAIEYPENIVGTKTVTAKDSNGIWQDFKLPVYKTKPVNPLGHLDGTGDKTLDGEIKDVPDLMNRLAQSDRVRQVFVRNVFRYFMGRNETLSDSPTLIEADRVYIKSGGSFRELMVSILTSDSFIHRK; this is encoded by the coding sequence ATGAGATCTCTGCTTATAACCACGACGCTGATCCAAGGCGTTTGCAGCTTTGCCGCAGGGCAGGCGGTGCCGGTGGCCGATGCGGCGCACTACGAGTTCAGGATACCCGCCAAGATGGCGGACCTGCTGGATTTCAACTGCTACGAATGCCATGATTCGGGCACGAAAAAGGGTGGGATCCAGCTCGACAACCTCGCTGGGCTTGGCCAGCAGGAGCGCCTCGACCTACTGAACAACGTCCTGGAACAGGTTTACAGCGGCGAGATGCCCCCCAAGAAAGCCGACCAGCCGACCGAAACCGAGAGGGACGAACTGGCCGCATGGATCTGGGGGGAGCTGAAGATTTTCAACGCCTCGAAGCTGGAGGACAAGCTGCGCTACTACAAATACGCGAACCTGATCAGCCACGAAAAGCTGTTCGGCGGCGAAATCAAGGAAGCCCCCTACACCCGGTCGCGGCGCTGGCGGGTGAACGAGCTGATCTACCACGAACGGATCAACGACGTGTTCGAACTCGAGGGCAGGGCGAGGCGGGATTCGTTCTTCGGCGTGGTCAAGCCTTTCAACCTACCCACCTCACCGGGCGTCGCCTACTACGACACCGAGATCGTGGAGGGCGGGCAGTTCCTGACTCTGATGTCGAATGCGAAGTGGATCGTTGAAAAGCAGCTCCGCGACGCCCTTGAGAAAAGTGGGAAATACCAGTACCCGGCGGAATTCCTCCAGGTGAAAAAGGACAACCCTCGGGGCCTGTTCAAGCGCTTTCCCGACGAAGCATGGAATCCGGGGAAAACCGCCGAGCCTTTTGCTGCCGTGATCAGATCCAACGGCACCCCGGCGGACGACCTGCTGGAGAACGCCATCACCCACCAGTTCGAGGTCGCCCTCCAGCGTGCCCCGGACGATGCCGAGATGGCGAAATACCTCGGCTTCATGAAGTCGACCATGTCCCACAGCGACACCGTCAGCGCGCTGAAGAAGATGATGGTTTCCGTGCTGATGGAGCCGGAATTCCTGTATCGGAACGAATTCGGCGGCGGGGAGCCGGACGAACACGGCCGCACGAAACTCACCCCGCGCGAGGCTAGCTACGCCATCTCCTACGCCCTGACCGACCGCATCCCGGACGCGGCGCTCGTCGAGGCAGCCAAGACCGGGAAACTCGAAACCCGCGAGGACTACGAGCGCGAGGTGCGCCGCATCCTTGCGGACGACTTGATCGCCAAGCCCCGCATCCTGCGCTTTTTCCAGGACTACTTCGGCTACAAGGGCATCTTCAACGTTTTCAAGGACGAGGAGAGGTTCGGCGGCGCCTACAACCCCCACCGGGTGGTATCGACAAGATACATCTACCGCGTCCCCGGCAAGATCTCGGGAGAGGCCGACACCCTCGTGAAGTGGATCCTGGAACAGGATAAGGACGTGCTGAAAACCCTGCTGACGACCGACCGGTTCTTTGTGGACCACAACGGCAACAACGCTGAGATGGCCGAGAGGGCGAAGAAGACGACCGCTGAGTTCGCGAGAAACAGGTTGGTCTACAAAACGCTCAAGGATCTCAAGAACCGCGATTGGGGCGATGCGCTGCTGAAGCTGGACAAGCAGTATCCGGAAATGAAAGTCACCGAGGGGTTCATCAACAAGGAAGGCAAGCAAAGCCGTCACCTCGGGCTCACCATGAAACAGGCGCGGCTGTATTTCGGCGAGGACGGCACCAAGGACGAGAACACCGGCCGGATCTACCCGCCGCGCGACGGTGAGGCGGTGGATCACTCCGCCCAGATGTACAACATCGATCCCCGCAACTGGAACTACCAACCGGAGCAGCCGTTCAAGGTGGAGAACCGGATCGGGATGCTGACCCATCCGGCATGGCTGACCGCATTTTCCCACAATGCCGCCACCGATCCCGTCGTGAGGGGGAAATGGGTGCGCGAGAAATTGCTCGGCGGGTTCATCCGCGACGTGCCGATCACGGTGGATGCCAAGGTTCCGGAAGACCCCCATTCCACCCTGCGGGAAAGGTTCGCCGTCACCGAGGACAAGAAGTGCTGGATGTGCCACGAGAAGATGAACCCGCTCGGATACACCTTCGAAAGCTACGACGACTTCGGGCGCTTCCGCACCGAGGAGGCCATCGAATATCCGGAGAACATCGTAGGGACGAAAACGGTCACGGCGAAGGACTCGAACGGGATCTGGCAGGATTTCAAGCTGCCCGTTTACAAAACCAAACCCGTCAACCCGCTCGGCCATCTCGATGGGACGGGTGACAAAACCCTCGACGGAGAGATCAAGGACGTCCCCGACCTGATGAACCGCCTCGCCCAATCCGACCGCGTCCGCCAGGTATTTGTCCGCAATGTTTTCCGCTACTTCATGGGCAGAAATGAGACACTTTCCGACTCGCCGACCCTCATCGAGGCGGATAGGGTCTACATCAAAAGCGGGGGAAGCTTCCGCGAGCTGATGGTTTCCATCCTCACATCCGATTCGTTCATCCATCGCAAATAA